From the genome of Diabrotica virgifera virgifera chromosome 8, PGI_DIABVI_V3a:
gtcgcattcgatgcagcgaccaaaaatacaccagagaaaaCCTTAACACtgtcaatttatttacagggcttctaataatttctgaaaaacacatatttttaccataatttgttaataataattaaacgcaccacatttgggcttccagaccactttcattggattcagcgacccaaaaaacctataatagcaccatcaaatcgcggcgagctaaaagtgcccatgggacccctatgttgcgactagactatattGGATCCATtgatcatatttttaaaaattgtttttgctaTTACTTCTTTATTGACtctactttatttttttagataaagtATTTGTAAATAACGGATATGCAACTGGAGAGTACGAAGTCTGCAGCAAAACCGACAGTATTAATGTAAATAACCTAATCGAAACTTTACCGAACCTGCCCCAACCAGACACGACTAAGTACGTCTTGAACTGGTTTGACACCCACATCGACGATAGAGGTGGAAAGACGTTTATTAAAGACCGATCTATTTCAAACAACCTCTCAGACGAGGACAAGCCTCTACCCTACGAGAGTTCTCTTGACGAATCTGAAAACgagaataacaaaaataaagatattaCGTTTAGGAAGGCGTAcaagaagaaaataaagataaaatgtaGAAAGTCTATGTCTATAGAAGATGTAGAAGTAGATAAGAATGCTGTGGTTTCAAGCGGGTTTGATTCTGCCGAATCTAACCATAAAAGTGAAGCTAAAGAAGTCTCCAGTGAAAGTGGCATCGTTTCGTTACCTCCTTCCAAAGAAACTGCTTCTAAACAAGCAGGAAAACAGATAAATCCATACAATTATGAAGCTATAAACTTAAAACCAAATTATCGTGATCAAAAAATGTTAGCAGCTAATAGTGTCCACAATAACTTAAATATAACTTCTAACCGTTTAGAAAAACCGTCTGCACTTAACCTAGACAGCAACATGACAGAAAATAACAGCGACTACTTGACCTGTTCGTCTGTCAACAGCctactaaacaaaaatattttcgaGATTGATTCCAACATCACGAATGATTCCAGCGATAAGTCATGTATCGATAATAAAGCAGTAGGTGGCGTAACAGACGAATCGGGATGTACAGAAATTAGTTTCGTTACCGTTTCGGCAGTGTACAAGTACGAAGATAAGCAACAAGGAATTGTCCTGTACGAAAAGAGAGTGCACAAACAGCCCAGGTGAGTAAATTTTTCTAGGGATTTTAAAATTGGAAGATATtttactcttcttcttcttgtaataggattATGTCCTATTTCTTCTGTTGTGAAGGGTAGTTCTTtcaagacgacagactcagtaaaacacagctTAAAACTAAATACTTATATTAAATGTAATTATGTACAggtcaaaaagaaataaaaataaaatacaattatattaaaaacgcaaaaataaactataaaatattgtaataaaacgaGCGATTTCGTATTTATTttcgactttattatttatttatacaagttttctgtacaaatatcTAGCTTcaactaactctatttacaaatctgtccgtatttatatatgcgatacagttATTATGGAACATTCCAGAAATATCCACGCCCATCTCGATATGTCTCCCATCTCTATACCATTCGATCCATTGTCTGTCAGCACGCCTACGTGAGGTACATTCCAGGGGTCGTATTTTCGAATTCAATAGAATATTTTCGCATACGTGTTAACTCGAATGAAAAATTTCGTATACGAACgtgaatgtgtatttttgaacGTCCTTCGAAATGTTATACGTATACGAGAAGGATTTGCACCGGCAACACTGTAAATTCGAATGACATTGAACTTATTTGTCATCTGAAGAGTCACAATATTGCCATATTTGTTTGGTCTATTTCTTGTATAATGTACAAGACTGtcttaagtcgactttacactacatgatttatcataggtttgttccaacataaACTTTTGGatggtccagaaaccgtcacgaaactacttgtaccgtttgttgtgcgcatgttcgtaattgtatcgcccagttatcgtcccatgacggtaatttggAAACCGATGTTGGAACGGTTACCTGATTGATAACTGATTTATCTATCAATATGTATATTGTTGTTGGTATATCCAATGATAAAAGCTAAAGACGTAtgccgtagatatattaatattatgtgacacatgacaaaagctcaaaacaaatgacaatcaatgaaaaaccctatttcccgattactgaaatgatcatcacgaaaccgccactaaaagatcacaattcttgttggaacagtgggaaggacgatccgatgacgatcatatttttgttggaacggattttgtttactgcgcaggagcgttaccgtttcgtgacggttctcggtcgtgttggaacaaacctcatgtgatttgtcatatgatttttcccatgacgagccgcatgacaatgcttatgacaaaacgagccgtataacaatgcaaaatcatatgacaaatcacacagtgtaaacatgtaaatttcactccatgaccaaatcatatgacaaatcacatgataaatcatgtaatgtaaagtcgactttaacTGGGGTATAATGTATAAGAATAAGATTGTATAAGAACGTTTAATGTATAAATATAACGACTTATAGTCTGAACAAATTTTAAAAAGGGCCATTTTTGggagaaaagttgtttagaagtTATTTTAAGTGTAATCGAATATTAAGATTGCATAGGTatattagtaatatcaatttgcaaaatccgcagaaagtgtgccattttgtttaatattatttttatatccagtatttacactgatactttactatttacttttcaaaactttacttcaaagcgattttttaaatgcacctttatgtaatgtgatagtatgaaaaaattgaggatatggcaacggtgccATATGTCAAGTTTGGAGCTTAGATCCAATGCTAAAATGCGTACataaagttaggttaggttatattTTCAAGGCATAATCGTACATGTCCTTTCTTTCtattaaagaattatttaaaccagcccttgaaaataaatttcaatgtaaaaatatTGCAGACAACAACACAATTAACACTATCAGCTAAACCTATCATGACAGCTGAAATGACCTTGAAATGAAACAATAATTCGTATACGAGCATCACGATTCGAATGGTTCATACCCATTCGAGTCGCCGTATACGAAAAAATTCGTACACGAAGTATTCGAAAATACAAGACACCGGATTTCAACCGAAATTCTTCTAATTTCGTATGCGAAATATGCTCGAATGATTTCGAAAATAGGACCCCAGAACTATCGCCGACGCTGCGAAGattcgattacgtcattctctTGTTGTGTACCTTTATACGGGGGTCGGCCAAGAGTTCTCTTTCGTTACAatatgtaacttttttggtattgtaatataattcaaatccttctcacgaCTTATATAATtcaaagtcctatgttttggctatatgtgggcaaattttcagccaaatcgattatgatgtattttgggaatggagaaaaatgtaaaaaacggtattttaacgttttctacactataaaatttgatcaaaaacttgttttgaatcaaagtaacttgttataatgccatataatgatatttttttaagtcccttctattaaaatattatgttgaCCATTGATACTTCACCATAGAaattgcaaatttgtttaaataaacaccaaatcactgtaaaatcgcataatataacattttgagaaaaaaagaagaagaagattttttgaccttaaatatcttatttttacgtcccgcagaagctatataccaattttcagacaaatcggagatccaaatttttttttgctccaaaattgagtgatttgaaatggaatcacccttatattactaaatagagaattgaatagccttttaaatgagctagcacacgacccctattccctatttaaaataaGGGGTAgaggaaatggaagggagggggttgacaaatgacaaatgtatgcACCGCAAAAATGTgtccttagatcaaaaatcgatctgtttcgtcatttccttaaaatctaataaatactgccaaatatcgaggtggactgttttctttgggccactctgtatacattgtaaatcccaaatcattgtaaattatgattcgggagtgttcCTAGTAGCATtgaacgtgtcttggtttgtttatttctagtgcatcttaaatgtaaatttagtatacacacacccaaacttatatggaatcaccatgtatttcaaagtaatatttatttcttttgaaaaaacttgttaatgttgcgaagaataaaggtttttattgaaagtaaacaaatctataagacaatcagatagtacagctcggtacagtataggttatttgcttgagttgcaaatttaACGAAAATaattaaactaacttttgcgtccaaaaacgaaaatatgccttatgtggggttatagaactcacaacgaggaaagattattggtcttgaggagcaagtaatgttctcagagagacatagctgtagagctggGCGTAACACAGGGTGTTCTGTCCAAAACTTGTACTGGCTAACAGGAACCAGGAAAACTCAAAAATAAAGGAAGGCAAAGTCGACAAAAAGTAATAatggctcgccacgatcgtttaatagtccaatcagctggaagacacccaaccatttgtCACCTGCAggtccaaaggcagcttttggaagctacaggtgtaactgtttcagttgaaacgataagaagaagagttcgtgccaagaagtatacagcaggagacagttatgggttctcgagttatccaggcagcacaagattggtcGCCTAagttggtgtcttcaccaccaaaacgaAATCgtgatgacccacgaaatcgtgtactttgAGGTCGAGGAAGataagcaagaacgaaaactgtcagatcttttcacaaatatacaaggggaagtgaaATGTTCTAGACAGAAATGGTGGTCCGTAAAAaattcctttaattttcatccaatcaacttttactgctcacggatatgttgataacctgtagttaggctctgcaGGGGTGTAAcagtagaaaatttaattttcttgcatGATAATGAACCTCCACATAGCATTAGAGTGACTAGAAACATCATTTAAGCAGAAGGTATgacttgtttggagtggcctgcttgctcatccgagcttaaccctattgagtatttatgggatatgcttaaaagaaaaattagagctcgccgggataatccacaaaaccccgcacggctagtataagctgctcttgaaggatggagtaacctaccacaacaaaatgttgataatttgattaggagcgtgcccacgtaAACTGAAGCTTGTATAAGGACTAggggtgataacactgactaccaaaaaacacaaaaaaaaaataaataaaaacattttaaacatttgttttacattgaaattttttttgctattgactttaaaacaactagtttcaatttgtttgttaaatactttattgtttaatttaattgttATCCATTtgtattaaattgctttaaaatagatattgtttgacttcgtgcgaaagttttttttttaattcgcacgaaataataagaaatatcagatgattccacaTAAGTTTGGGTGGGTGTAGTATTCTCTAGCATAACTTGCATATAGCAACATATCTGTCTATTTACCCATACTGCAATTTTCAGTGAGGCCAATGGAAGCGTTAAAACCTTATCATCCAAGATGTCATCCTTGCCCGAAACTATCAACTATGATGCTGATACTCTGCGGAGAGAGCTTACCATCCTAGGTTTTAATCCCGGACCTATTACTGCCACCACCATGAGGgtgcatttaaaaaaattgcaccAGCTGAGGAAACGAGCGCCCCATATGCATGAACATAGGAGAAAAATAGAATCGAAAAGAGGTGAGTAACTAAATTAACATATCTATCCATATTCCCATTGGACAGTTTTTAAAgggttttaaataaaattagaattaaTTATTCTTACCATTCATTATTACAATtggattcttcttcttcatgtaccatatcCTTTCAGAACGTTCAGTACCATCATAGCTGTAGCTGTGGTCAACTGCCATAATTGCGGAaattgtcaaatgtcactcccacacgcaaaccgtgagaagatgggaagaagggccaggatgtagacttgccaaggtaacactaaggaaccttgggaagtcagcatccgaaaagtacttgagaatgaccaggaaaaacctgcgcttaacagttggttttttaactggccattgtcaactaagaaaacacctccacgcactggggctagtagacacacctctatgcaggaggtgtgaacgagatgacgaaactgtcgagcatgtcctatgtgaatgttcggagttatcgtcaatacgagagtatgcgttcggcgagccttggcctacacctgccgatataggggagatgtcaccaggtgatttgtccaccttcctggaaatggcaggatggatgatgaactaaggacgacaaccccctgggaggatgtacaatgggtcaattgtggcctaagtgctgtgggacttgactcacactccctactctacagatacagagaCAGAGAGATCCTACAACCCACCTCCAACATTTCCGCTTAAAACAATGCAATTTGCCTTTGTCCCTCATGGCAATAGGTCAGCTTTTTTCCTGAAgctctcccgaatcgaatgcaaaaggtctcataacgatccgtcttactttaaaaaagttagaggtaTAATGCTTTATTTCCTCACCTAATAATTCTATGAGTGGATGGAAAATCGTTGACGAATAAGAAGagcaaaaaatatgtttatttatttatttatcaaattaactTGTCAATTTTGTTTTGTcatatttgatatatttattcCGTTTTTTCACAATGTATGTCTCTTTTTGTGTCTCGACCAAACATATAGTAAATGTTTTCAACAAAATTTCAGTGTATTCTCCAGAACTAGAGGCTACTCTTAAAAATCCCAGTTGGACTACCAATCTAGCGGCTTACAAGTTATTGGAGGATGCGCTTGTAAAGGAATTCAGCTCTCCATCCACAACGAGAAAATGGCGAGAGGGGAACAGTAAGTCGTCGTTTGCATATTTGTTGCTAGATCCGAGAAAAACGGATAACCTACCATGTAGGGCGGATACCATGAACTTCAAAGAAGTGTGGGAAACGTTCCTTTCTTCGATATTCTATGTTGGGAAAGGTAAGtcactttttttttgtttcgtTATAAGTATAATACCGAAGTAAAAGGTAcaattaaggtactagtacactttagaagaccaaaaataagcattttttcaagaattttttttcttaaaacctttattaaaaatgaacataaaactttttacatattaatatctaactatTAGAGGgtacaaaaaaatatatcttttttctatggatgctatacaatatgcaaTTTCTCTCACTACTtgcatacattcaaaacgaaataTTTCTCGctcagtgagaaaagtcggccattgccgTACATATgatcgcggtttccatggtaacatgcacaatacaaacacaattatttttgtcaaacaaaatgtgttggagcaaaacttttttttttttatttattaatggctttgacatagccaattagccagactatttgttttttttttgtatggtattacaataacaattttaagttaatatctaagcctacttattatctaaatttacagggtgttataatatattaatgaatacatttttcaattttgtgtgatatttttacaatttttaattttattatctaagcctatttaaaatttaaatttacaggacgttacatattcgtaaagacattttaacgtctgcttattttttggaaaaagaatttcgtttaaattgacaggtaaaggacaatttagatcaattaacttttcatacatcactttaatattttgtctgtactgtccacactccaatattaggtgctgtagatctcccattccaccacaggcgcaatatgggttatcactgatacctatgctgtgtttgtatgctggggttagtgcgtgatttgacctcattctgtttattgtttttataaatagcctatttgattcttgtttaaaccatctctcattgggaattagtggttggcaatttttaaaatttattcccgttgtactttggttatatacacgttgccaattttgtttgcaatggtttttactgatattatctatatcggttactggtagaagtatgttgtttatgtttcgtttggttaaagctgcagatttagctaatttgtcgacttcttcatttccaaatattccagaatgtcctttaacccaacaaataataattgaactgcccgaggaagtaatatcataatatagactcttaatttctatctcaatgtggtttagactttttgtcgattggatagaagtgagtttgtccacaatacttctacaatcggtgaaaatggtataattgtccataccaacagaggctatatattttagcgcaagtaataaagctgataattcggcagtatatattgaagcttcattgggcaatcggcatgattctttgtattcagaattccagtgatatattgcacttccggttctattttgaattttggagccgtcagtaaaaatatattgaaacatagtccacttgtctttaattattttgttgataatactgcctggaaggtttgaatccatgtaatttgtttgtattatcttggaaaagagagtttcaggaggtttagtgtaaattggaggtattttatttttgtatatttggtGTTCATACATTGTCAATTTCCTATAGCTTTCAAAACTTACCAggagcaaaacttaccaggaattacctttcagaactgttcaaatataactgtttataattttaaataaataaagtatataaatattaagaatattaaatacctacataatatGTGTATATATGAAGACCTTATGACCAGAAgccacaatttcgtcaaaaatgagTTAAAGTAGAAATCGCACACTTTAGGGCCATATTAATGTCCCAAACAGAAAATTTCAGCTGATTTCTCATAAATGGCGCCGCTGTAGTAAGTCCCGTTATGTCACCATAACTTTATGTTGCAACAGAAGAAGACAAGCCACAGTAGTAATCAACATGGCGACGGAACATTCCCGTACATGTAAATGGAAAATAGACGTTTCTGAATTTGATTCTGAACACCGTGACCAAGATCCGTTTTTAAATGAAAACGAAGGTGACAAAGACTATACAGTATGCGGAAGTAGCAGCGATTCCTAAAACATAAACTTAGGAACGGTATGTTTATTAAATGTGTGGCTTGTCCCCTTATGTTATATTTTTCGAACCTAAAAATATTAGGATTAGGATTGTTCTATAGGTTTTTTGTGGCTTATCCCTTTTTAGTAAAGTACCTACTTTATTGTAGGAAAATGAATAGGTTTATACCCCATAGATTTCTCCAGGTGTCTTGCCAACTCCAGAAAAGAAGGCGCCTTCTGGATGGAGACACAAGGATAGCCAACGACATAAAAAATTAATCGCAAGGCTAAAAGAAATATAGCTTTCGAATATATAAATACAAAAGGGAAGaaaatagaaccaaaaaaatTAGGTGCACCTTGCGGTTGCACAAAACAGTGTAGACAGAAATTGTTGCTTGCCAACAGATTCTACCAGATACTGAGAATAATGAACCACTGGAAGACACTGAACATTTGGACCCTTTTCAgctattgaaaatattgacaacTGAATTATATTATTGCtgaattttatgtttatttttagaatataattttttatacaaaaggggataagcctcatattttttgaaaaaatgttcaaaaactcaaaaacccttaaataaacatttgtgttacttttattgtatatttaataCGACTAACATATTTCCAGACGATTATGGGCCTTACTtctgagaaaaatgaaaaaattggaTTTCACGATTTGAAAATAAGTTTAATATTATGTTTCAAAATATTGTTTGATGGCATGCCCCCTTCTGGTCTCAAGGTCttcatgtgtattttatttcaatttaggcatataatatacctaaaagcacctaaattatttaattttgaagtttgaactctttacaacaacgcatccatagaaaaagtacagtgtacaacacttgacaaaatgacatatttctccctcgcttgatttgcggcactcgcctcgttcCTCGGCTCGAGGTAATATTACCCGTCATATtatccgtatgcgcgccaatggagaatataaaattcttaattgcatgtcaaaaaatgtgcaataactgtctcttaaaacctaccaaatttcattttcatatctcaaccggttttagagaaataaataaatcgtcagtttgtaagaaaaatttcaacaccctctatcagaaacgaagcatttgcggacataggtttataaagcaaactgtcattattttttcatgtagaattaccccttgaagtttgccacacttgtttaaaaacaccctgtattcatgaaaaacatggctaattgttattAAAGTccaacatccagtatctcggaaacgaagcatttgcggacatgtgtttataaagcaaacggccattattttttcatacagatttaccccttaaagtttgtcgcacttattaggaacgccctgtattaatgaagcacatggctagttgttaaagtacctaacttttttattatccaacataagcgaatgaatcaaaaaacagaatgttaagaaaacctgaggctatagttgagttttaatttcagtattttataaatgctagaatattccatagggtgtggtgaactttgagaataaaacacagtttgattggtacacccgctATACAGTGATAGTTTACCTGTCCAGCaagaatattattacagcgattttgttaaagaataaggctataacatattaaagaattcacttaaatcggatatcaggtttaggaaattcaagacatcaaaaatgacccatttttggggtggccgttttttgtgccggtcagtgtaCTTTAATGGCAACAAtagcaagctcattagcagaaccaaattaaaaattatttttttcagtattgttttttttttagtcgggatagtatcacgaggttttttcctggttctccctcgtgatttactatggaatctctagcgccggaattttactgtcacccttgcatgtggttgtctttttaaagacagatcacatgtcatgatttttttgtgacagatattcttgagttggaactgatttcatgtaatcgaataaactataTTTCAgcaaagtcgtcccaggaacgcaactcataaatattggcaatatcattttgaaGTCTTCtagtttaaaatgtataatatatgtctgaattgccgccgatataaatgagtcagattaaataaattattagaagaatttttgttactaagcaacaacatttttgtttaattcattaatattttttatattttgacaacgacacccgatttgggcgtcgaaacgttaataaaatcatttttttagtaaaattgtggcttatttcccatgaaaaatagttaattgcaaaaatgccacaagaaaatagcttcagaacaacattaaaaattatTGTGCACATCATATTTgtaacattatttggttgaaaaatctcatttttgttggcaaaaaaatatattaattagtctggactaaattacagttctgtttatctcaaaagggatatgttactatcaacattcacacagtgttgtcaaactggattttgttattttgagtgtaaattttcccagcgatctccgagggtacaatacttGAGATTCTGTCCTCAATTTTgctatatgttctttgatgaattattgtgagaaaagttttcaatacatgactcattaggctgacggtgcgatagtcgctgcactttgtggctctgtgttttttttttggtagtacaacaaatgaggatttaagccaatctttaggaattaTTCCGCTTTCGTAGATTAAGTTGAATAATTTCGCGAGAATCTTAATGCCCTCGGCACATAAAAGCTTTAATGTTTCTACGTAAATTccatctggtccgatcgccttgTCATTTTTTGCGTTCTTTCTAGCGTATTGCACTATAGTGTGTTGATTGGAAAAGTACTATTcagattgtaaaatattttttttcttattggctttggatAATTCTAAAATaacaatccattttttgttttAGGTAAGAAAAATCGTCCATTTTCCCACCTCTACGACGCAGTAACACACTATAGACAGAACAACCCCGTCACTCCCAATGAGAAACTCAAGACCATCTTAGATATATGGAACAACAGATCGGGGGTGATCTGTCTACATATTTTCCACAATATAATCCCCGTTGAGGCCTATACCAGAGAAGCCGCCATGATAGAGGCTCTAAGAGTGGAGAACGTTTCGAATATGAAGATCGGGGACTTCTACGGCACAGCTTCGATGTGGAAACGGAAGGAGAAGTGCATGCTGGGGacttatttgttatataaagcGATGAATATATATTTACAGGAGGGAGAAAGGCAGCTTTCACTAAATGATATAGAATGTGGGTGAAGTTTTGGAGCTTTATAGGCTCTTTTTCGGGGGCGATTAGTTTTTGATTAGTCAATCCCACACCAATGTGTTTTAGAAGTACACTAGAAGcttgaataatttttatttcagtaAAACACTTGGCGCGTTTTTAAAGTATTCTGAAGTAAAAAAGAAACAAGTCTATACTAAAtgtacattcaagatgcagtagaaataaacaaaacaagacacgttaaatgctactaggagtactcccgaatcataatttacaatgtattaactttggaaatcatgatttgggttTACAATGTATATAGTGTTTTGAttctatttattttctttatgtaatatttaaaaagtatacttatatttattttcaattattaatgtAACACAACTTTTATTGGGCTAGCTAgcttaaattaataaattatctcAGGGC
Proteins encoded in this window:
- the LOC114324549 gene encoding uncharacterized protein LOC114324549, which translates into the protein MNIYRGKSAKQFYLASLLYDSIDDNNLRAVKFLLCEKEADPNIVLPTTGISPFHLAIGGEDVDFAVNVTRLVLQNGGNPNVCSDDDLTPVHIAAAWGRTDILEMLLKFGGDPESRDSNWMTPIHYATKESYPDCLDLLKSYLPSRYDVLYSMEKEDCVQYNLDKVFVNNGYATGEYEVCSKTDSINVNNLIETLPNLPQPDTTKYVLNWFDTHIDDRGGKTFIKDRSISNNLSDEDKPLPYESSLDESENENNKNKDITFRKAYKKKIKIKCRKSMSIEDVEVDKNAVVSSGFDSAESNHKSEAKEVSSESGIVSLPPSKETASKQAGKQINPYNYEAINLKPNYRDQKMLAANSVHNNLNITSNRLEKPSALNLDSNMTENNSDYLTCSSVNSLLNKNIFEIDSNITNDSSDKSCIDNKAVGGVTDESGCTEISFVTVSAVYKYEDKQQGIVLYEKRVHKQPSEANGSVKTLSSKMSSLPETINYDADTLRRELTILGFNPGPITATTMRVHLKKLHQLRKRAPHMHEHRRKIESKRVYSPELEATLKNPSWTTNLAAYKLLEDALVKEFSSPSTTRKWREGNSKSSFAYLLLDPRKTDNLPCRADTMNFKEVWETFLSSIFYVGKGKKNRPFSHLYDAVTHYRQNNPVTPNEKLKTILDIWNNRSGVICLHIFHNIIPVEAYTREAAMIEALRVENVSNMKIGDFYGTASMWKRKEKCMLGTYLLYKAMNIYLQEGERQLSLNDIECG